One Populus nigra chromosome 16, ddPopNigr1.1, whole genome shotgun sequence genomic window, CTCTAATCAGTGTTTTGAGACTACAACATGGATGTTAACATATTTGGATGTTTGAAGATTGCTTCTAGAACCATCTTATTTGCAATAACAGATTATGATGTGCCCATTATTTTCCTTACATTCTATTTGCCTTCTTTTTGCTAAACTTTTTGCTGGATTTTTTGCTTAATATAATGCTGAAAAAAATGGTATCTGTGCCAGTGGTGGAGGATCAACTACAATTGCCCCAGTCCATGATGGTTATGTTCTTCAAAAGGTACTGCTCTTTGCCTGATCAAGTGGTATATGTTACTTGCAAATAATTGCTTTGGCTATGGTGTCTGTCTTTAGATTTTCAATAATAAACCAATCAATATCAGTCTTGCATTTTGTAcgtgtttgtaattttttttttaattctgttgAAATCTCTTAACTTAAATCATTAGTAAAATTCTGGAATCTTGACATGTTCAATTTTCATTGGAAGATACTGGATAGTTCCATTGGAAATTATCGAATTTGGAGGGATTTGAAAGGACCAGCATGAAATCCCTTTAAAATGAACTGAGAATTTGTGAAATGTTTTAGAGTCACTGTGCTTGCATGTGAGTATGGAGGTCTCTCCTTCAGTTTTTCTCTTGGTCATTCCTTTGTATCCTATCAAACATTATGAATGTGTCCCTAAACTGCCAGATATCTGCAGAAATAATCTGTCTTCAGCATCCCAAGAGATAACACTACTGATGTCTTTGATTGGAATTTGTGGTTGTCAAGCAGTAAAAGAAATAGTtcctttgatatttttgtttttgttggagaAAGTCTAGAAATTCATTAGAAAAGAAGCATTTAGAAGAATTGCTTTGGGAATGAGACATGCTCctaaaagataaaggaaaagGGACTCCAAGCAAGAAAGCACTCCAAGCCTGTTGAATAACTGCTGGAGGAAACTCTTAATTGGAACtttattaaaaactatcaaCCTCTTTCACCAATCACTTGCCAGCAGCAGATTTAGTGCTGCTCTCTTCCTCtttcctaaaaattttaaaacaataaaatctagCTAGGATCATGCCCCTGTTAATATCTCAAAGGTCTCATGCCGAGTTATCTGCCCATGACAAGCTGAcagcccttttcttttcattgcttTTGTTATTATAGGCAGTGGCCTCTTCTCCTATTGGAGGAGAACTTCTTACTGATTGCTTGCTGAAAAGCTTGGAGAGCAAAGGTGTCATGGTGAGTGAGTATAGGAATGAATTTGTGCTTTGAAAGGCCTAGTTGTTTTGTCAGAACTAACTAAaacatgctctttttttttcttttcaaagtaaTCTCTTTATTTGGCTATGCAGATAAAACCAAGGtactctttcaaaagaaaggaaatacaGCTGGGTGTGTTTCAGGTAATTTTTAAATGTCACTGGAAATTGTTTTGGGTTGTTACCTGTTGTGAGGACAATTCCTTTTTCCATGTTTCTGCTAGATATCCCTCAACATTTCTTTTGCTTTGTGATTCAGATCTAATTTCCATAGTTGCATTTTGttcatttggattttttttaatatatgccaTTGAgacctctttcatttttttgaatGTCGTAGACGGTGGATCTTGATTGTCCAAGTACAACTGAAAGCTATAGACTCTACTCTCAGGTCTGTGATTGGCTAGACAATTTTCCTCCTTGTGAAGTTGAGAATCTTTTTATATCTGATTGTTTGTTTTGGAAACAGAGAGTGATTGCAAGTGATATCAAGGAATGTGTGTGTCGAGCCCCAGATACACCATATGATGGTGTGTATTCCTTCATGTTGTAATTGCAATGATTGATTACTTGTAGGTTTTATCCGTTGAGATCGCATGATCTACTTAACAGAATTTCTggattgtatatatttttgtgtgTGGATATGGTTTGTGGTGCAACCAATTTGTCTTGTTCTTGTAGTTTGAAAACATTAGAGCTGCTGTCAACTTTCATTAATGTTGCGGTTCATTTAATTCAAGGCATAAGATTTACCACCAATATCTGTTTGTTCCCACACAAAATGTGACCTTATTTCCTTTGAGGGGTCGGAGCACTGGTGATGTTGAATTAATAAAGCAAATGAAACTTTTACTGCAAAACCTGCTCCAAATTTTCTATCAAAGCTTCTACTTCTCAATGCATCCCAAAGTTCTGAAAGCACCTTTTTCTGAAGTACTGACAGAGTTGCTTAACATTTTCAAAATTGATGAAATAGAATACCAGAAAATGTGCAAACTTTAGAAGCCAAGGGACACGCCTTCTCAACCAATTCATGATGATGACTGAATGATTTCCTTGACAGATCATGACAATCATGCTGTTTATTTGTAATCTGAATCTCTTGCataattatgttggttgcaccCCGCCTTCTCAACCAATTCATGACGATGACTGAATGATTTCCTTGACAGATCATGACAATCATACTGTTTATTTGTAATCTGAATCTCTTGCataattatgttggttgcaccCTTGATATATCACATATAACAAGTTGTAATTTGTATTGAGTGTAGTGTTACAAGCATTCATTTATGCTAacctttctgtttctttttctttcctctacAAATCCAGAAAGTTCATACTCAAACATTCCAATGACTCCATATGAGCTTCCTGACGGCCAGTAAGTCCCATGCAATTCAATATTATCCAGTTTGAATgctgtttggtttgctttttacATTTGGAAATTGAATGCTATGTTTTTCTATCTGAACTTCTGCTCTTAAATGCAAACAGGACAATTGAAATTGGAGCTGATAGATTCAAGATTCCAGATATTCTATTCAATCCATCCTTGGTTCAGGTTCATGGCTCACAAATACTCACAATCCCTCTTCAATGTTCTGTTCATTGCATCTTCTGTAACTCTGCAATATTTTCactttttggttttggttttttttgttttttttttttttttggggggggggggggtgtgtcCATTTGTTTATTCACTCCATGGGACAACGTGTTAGTTGCTATAATTTTCTCCAAGTACtgctattttcttcttttaactgCATCAATGGAGGGCAATTTTATAAAGTCTATGCTCACTTTCTTTTTTACCACCACAAGTACATGTTACAAATTCATGGTGGGCAAGAATTTCAGGATTTCCCAAAATGAAGTGGATAAAATGTTTACAATTCAGGGTCACTTCTTTTATATGTTTGGTGTATCTTTACCAtaactattttttcatttaactttgtttcttcTTGTGGTTATTGAATGGGTCTTTTCAGAATATCTTAGGAAGTATTCTTGAAATCTTTTGTCTCTTCCTGAATTTTGATGCTTCCTGtgctttaaattataattttgttaaacaTAAACACACTTCAATGATcatttaatttgtatatttaaccaattattatccttttcttaGTACTTGTGAATTTGATGTTCATATGAAATATTCATGAGTTGTTGATTTATCTGTGTAGTGCAATTGGTTTGTGTATTGTAAGTCTATCTGGTATTTCACTGGTGAAAATCTTCAGCCTGTGTTCACATACAACAAATTGTTTTGTGACTAAAATCAGACAATTCCTGGTATGGATAATTTTGTGGAGATTGCTTCTAGTGCTCGTGGTTTGCCGCAAATGGtaaatttactcttttttacatgacaaattattttttgaacttaaaaataaCTAGTTACCTTCTATCACTTCTATATAAGTAGTTCTTTCTCAATGTTTGCAGGCTATTGAAAGCATTAATAAGTGTGATGTTGATATCCGAAGAGAACTGTTTAGTAGTATACTGGTAAAGTGAACAAGCTCATTATCAACTCTGATTGtattgttggaaaaaaaaaaaaaaaataactagcaAAATGTGTGGATGGCATGATAACTGATTATAATGGCAGATTATCATATCATAGTGTTAGTTCGATGAATTTCTTcaatgagaaaaagaaataaaggaagAAATACATGGATTTTAGTTGACtagatttgtttaaaatttcaatgtTGATGtggttccttttctttactgtttGATTTAGCTTGCTGGTGGAACAGCATCAATGCAACAGTTGAAGGAACGACTTGAGAAAGATTTGCTTGAGGTACTTTTTTGGCTgaaaacttgatttgttttttacccTTTGAAATCATTGGGAATCCTTTTTTAGCTTTCTCCATTTCAAGACTTCAACACTAGATTTATCATCTCAACCATCTCGCTTTACTTGCAACATATTTTTAGTATTCAGTGACCTGAAGTAATAAGGCAAAACTTTACCATGGCTTACACTATCAGTTCCATACCATCACACACTTGGAATGCAGCGTTTTTACTTGCAATTCTATTATTTGGTGCCAATAGTATGGAAAAGCTCATTGTATTACTGTAGCCCTTTGTCACGCTTCTGCATGCATgcacttttttttgttgagactGATAATACATTAATATTTGCATGATAGAATTATTCTTATCAGAAATCTAGATATGAATACAAATTTCATATGAGAACAAACTTCTGTTTCCACAgttcaaaaagaaagaacacaGGAACTTCTGTTTCAGACTAAGTTACAAAATAATGGAATGATCATTCATCCATGTGCAGGAGTCTCCTCCAGCCGCCAGAGTAAAAGTGCTGGCTAGTGGAAATGCAACTGAAAGGAGATTCAGGTTTGATTAACTTACTTAACCCCAAACA contains:
- the LOC133676128 gene encoding actin-related protein 4-like isoform X2, producing MYGGDEVSAIVIDLGSHTCKAGYAGEDAPKAVFPSVVGSTDQMDVDDTTSKCKLYVGSQALGFRRDHMEVFSIRCYHLLRMGSLLTGIWLTAYGIMLSEPSSNSQQQRERTAELIFEKYNVPALFLAKNAVLTSFASGRATSLVVDGGGGSTTIAPVHDGYVLQKAVASSPIGGELLTDCLLKSLESKGVMIKPRYSFKRKEIQLGVFQTVDLDCPSTTESYRLYSQRVIASDIKECVCRAPDTPYDESSYSNIPMTPYELPDGQTIEIGADRFKIPDILFNPSLVQTIPGMDNFVEIASSARGLPQMAIESINKCDVDIRRELFSSILLAGGTASMQQLKERLEKDLLEESPPAARVKVLASGNATERRFSVWIGGSILASLGSFQQTWFSKSEYEEHGVSYVQRKCP
- the LOC133676128 gene encoding actin-related protein 4-like isoform X4, encoding MYGGDEVSAIVIDLGSHTCKAGYAGEDAPKAVFPSVVGSTDQMDVDDTTSKCKLYVGSQALGFRRDHMEVLSPFKDGIVADWDMVDSIWNHAFRECLLIDPKEHPMLLAEPSSNSQQQRERTAELIFEKYNVPALFLAKNAVLTSFASGRATSLVVDGGGGSTTIAPVHDGYVLQKAVASSPIGGELLTDCLLKSLESKGVMIKPRYSFKRKEIQLGVFQTVDLDCPSTTESYRLYSQRVIASDIKECVCRAPDTPYDESSYSNIPMTPYELPDGQTIEIGADRFKIPDILFNPSLVQTIPGMDNFVEIASSARGLPQMAIESINKCDVDIRRELFSSILLAGGTASMQQLKERLEKDLLEFKKKEHRNFCFRLSYKIME
- the LOC133676128 gene encoding actin-related protein 4-like isoform X3 codes for the protein MYGGDEVSAIVIDLGSHTCKAGYAGEDAPKAVFPSVVGSTDQMDVDDTTSKCKLYVGSQALGFRRDHMEVLSPFKDGIVADWDMVDSIWNHAFRECLLIDPKEHPMLLAEPSSNSQQQRERTAELIFEKYNVPALFLAKNAVLTSFASGRATSLVVDGGGGSTTIAPVHDGYVLQKAVASSPIGGELLTDCLLKSLESKGVMIKPRYSFKRKEIQLGVFQTVDLDCPSTTESYRLYSQRVIASDIKECVCRAPDTPYDESSYSNIPMTPYELPDGQTIEIGADRFKIPDILFNPSLVQTIPGMDNFVEIASSARGLPQMAIESINKCDVDIRRELFSSILLAGGTASMQQLKERLEKDLLEESPPAARVKVLASGNATERRFSVWIGGSILASLGSFQQTWFSKSEN
- the LOC133676128 gene encoding actin-related protein 4-like isoform X1; the protein is MYGGDEVSAIVIDLGSHTCKAGYAGEDAPKAVFPSVVGSTDQMDVDDTTSKCKLYVGSQALGFRRDHMEVLSPFKDGIVADWDMVDSIWNHAFRECLLIDPKEHPMLLAEPSSNSQQQRERTAELIFEKYNVPALFLAKNAVLTSFASGRATSLVVDGGGGSTTIAPVHDGYVLQKAVASSPIGGELLTDCLLKSLESKGVMIKPRYSFKRKEIQLGVFQTVDLDCPSTTESYRLYSQRVIASDIKECVCRAPDTPYDESSYSNIPMTPYELPDGQTIEIGADRFKIPDILFNPSLVQTIPGMDNFVEIASSARGLPQMAIESINKCDVDIRRELFSSILLAGGTASMQQLKERLEKDLLEESPPAARVKVLASGNATERRFSVWIGGSILASLGSFQQTWFSKSEYEEHGVSYVQRKCP
- the LOC133676128 gene encoding actin-related protein 4-like isoform X5, whose amino-acid sequence is MVDSIWNHAFRECLLIDPKEHPMLLAEPSSNSQQQRERTAELIFEKYNVPALFLAKNAVLTSFASGRATSLVVDGGGGSTTIAPVHDGYVLQKAVASSPIGGELLTDCLLKSLESKGVMIKPRYSFKRKEIQLGVFQTVDLDCPSTTESYRLYSQRVIASDIKECVCRAPDTPYDESSYSNIPMTPYELPDGQTIEIGADRFKIPDILFNPSLVQTIPGMDNFVEIASSARGLPQMAIESINKCDVDIRRELFSSILLAGGTASMQQLKERLEKDLLEESPPAARVKVLASGNATERRFSVWIGGSILASLGSFQQTWFSKSEYEEHGVSYVQRKCP